Proteins from a single region of Ziziphus jujuba cultivar Dongzao chromosome 1, ASM3175591v1:
- the LOC107420278 gene encoding tRNA wybutosine-synthesizing protein 2/3/4, translated as MEFEKRKAATLASLGCTETDKSPKGTLDTPIIPLLDAINSHPCYFTTSSCSGRISILSQPSPTATSKPKKKASGGSWLFITHDPADPDSVLDLLFPSSHSTQCHPPSQLVFRFEPLIVAVECKDLASAQSLVSIAIASGFRESGITSANKRVIIAIRCSIRLELPLGDTQKIMVSPEYVRYLVEIANEKMEANRKRTEGFLRALRSNGFVGSSVDDGSSVKGSVEDNKSASVCGGGGGGVACNGDQDREPELQGRVRDAHSGSIGVHSSSLSIVPMVIVGEPVESLFIWGHSACTLGSTNHNKVLVFGGFGGMGRHGRRNNSLLLDPFFGTLKAFGVEGGPTPRLGHTSSLVGDSMFVIGGRADPEKILSDVWVLNIAKKEWKLLECSGDAFPPRHRHAAAVVGPNIYVFGGLNNDTISSSFHVLNTDNLQWQELLVSGKQPCPRHSHSVVAFGSQLFLFGGYSGEKALGDLYSFNLKTYQWKKETTAGKSPHARFSHSMFVYKNYLGVIGGCPVRQHFEELSILDLHYLTWRHVKLNSVGKDLFVRSTANVVGDDLVMVGGGASCYAFGTKFSEPMIINLLPLQSLDDNLKPAEIQREHVTHKSNGKSREKDEELQDPQTENMQTLTEAHGLNFEMVLPVASDGNEQLASYWVLQLERKHAKMGKDILKKFQWLDLERKVYSSEDGTYICFPVNEKFCELFCEKQHSLRYGVEGQDNNIVESVEKGSFFNEVDCLKALNILKEHGATKQRDEVVEVRKTAKSPLKIMNEAVAFLINNNGLPVSLLEELPTRWERLGDIIVLPVSSFKSHLWDSIGKELWPTIAKSLNTHRLARQGQVAPTGTRDSSLEILVGDSGWVDHRENGIIYSFDATKCMFSWGNLSEKLRMARLDCRNEVIVDLFAGIGYFVLPFLVRAKAKLVYACEWNPHALEALHRNLQSNSVIDRCIILEGDNKITAPKGVADRVCLGLLPTSEGSWVTAVRALRSEGGILHIHGNVKDSEEGLWTEHVLNSIHEIANNEGYCWEIKIEHLERVKWYAPHIRHVVADVRCIQTQR; from the exons ATGGAGTTCGAGAAAAGGAAAGCGGCGACGTTAGCGTCACTGGGGTGTACAGAGACAGACAAATCACCGAAGGGCACGTTGGACACCCCAATCATACCCCTTCTCGACGCAATCAATAGCCACCCTTGTTACTTCACTACCAGTTCCTGCTCTGGCCGTATCTCTATCCTTTCCCAACCGTCACCCACCGCAACCTCGAAGCCAAAGAAGAAAGCCTCAGGCGGCTCATGGCTCTTCATCACTCACGACCCCGCCGATCCCGACTCGGTGCTAGaccttctttttccttcttcccaCTCAACTCAATGTCATCCTCCATCCCAGCTTGTTTTCAGATTCGAGCCCTTGATAGTCGCCGTCGAGTGCAAAGACCTCGCTTCGGCTCAGTCTTTGGTTTCCATTGCTATAGCTTCTGGGTTCAGAGAGTCGGGCATTACCAGTGCTAACAAGCGGGTTATTATTGCAATTCGGTGTTCGATACGTTTAGAGCTGCCACTTGGTGATACCCAGAAGATTATGGTGTCTCCCGAGTACGTTCGGTACCTTGTTGAAATCGCTAATGAGAAAATGGAAGCCAATAGGAAGAGAACCGAAGGGTTTCTTCGGGCATTGCGAAGTAATGGTTTTGTGGGGTCGAGTGTTGATGATGGAAGCTCCGTGAAAGGTTCAGTGGAGGATAATAAGAGTGCTTCAGTGTGTGGTGGCGGCGGTGGCGGTGTTGCTTGTAATGGTGATCAAGATAGGGAGCCCGAATTGCAAGGAAGAGTTCGGGATGCTCATTCTG GGTCAATAGGAGTTCACAGTTCCAGTTTGTCTATTGTTCCGATGGTGATTGTTGGTGAACCTGTTGAGAGCCTTTTCATTTGGGGTCACTCAGCTTGTACGTTGGGCAGCACAAACCATAATAAAGTTCTTGTGTTTGGTGGCTTTGGAGGCATGGGACGACATGGACGAAGAAACAATTCTTTGCTGCTCGATCCATTCTTTGGCACATTGAAAGCATTTGGTGTAGAGGGTGGCCCGACTCCGCGCTTAGGCCATACATCTTCTTTGGTTGGGGATTCTATGTTTGTTATTGGTGGTAGGGCCGACCCTGAGAAAATTCTGAGCGATGTGTGGGTCCTCAATATAGCCAAGAAAGAATGGAagctcttagaatgctctgggGACGCTTTTCCTCCCAG GCATCGGCACGCTGCAGCAGTTGTTGGCCCAAACATATATGTCTTTGGTGGGCTTAACAATGACACCATCTCTTCATCTTTCCACGTTCTCAACACAGATAATTTGCAGTGGCAAGAGTTATTGGTTAGTGGGAAGCAGCCTTGTCCTCGGCATTCACACTCTGTTGTGGCATTTGGATCTCAGCTATTCCTTTTTGGAGGATATAGTGGTGAAAAAGCACTTGGAGACTTGTAcagttttaatttaaaaacatatcaaTGGAAGAAAGAAACTACAGCAGGAAAAAGCCCACATGCAAGGTTCTCGCACTCAATGtttgtttacaaaaattatcTTGGTGTTATTGGTGGCTGTCCGGTTAGACAACATTTTGAGGAGTTGAGTATACTGGATTTGCATTACCTTACATGGAGGCATGTGAAACTAAATTCTGTTGGCAAAGATTTGTTTGTTCGTAGCACAGCCAATGTTGTTGGTGATGATCTTGTGATGGTTGGGGGTGGTGCGTCCTGTTATGCCTTTGGAACGAAGTTTAGTGAGCCAATGATAATTAACTTGCTTCCCCTGCAATCTTTGGATGATAATCTTAAACCAgctgaaattcaaagagagcaTGTTACTCACAAAAGTAACGGgaaaagtagagaaaaagaTGAAGAGCTTCAAGATCCACAAACTGAAAACATGCAAACCTTAACTGAAGCTCATGGCCTAAATTTTGAGATGGTATTACCTGTTGCAAGTGACGGAAATGAGCAGCTTGCTTCATATTGGGTTCTGCAACTTGAAAGAAAACATGCTAAAATGGGAAAGGATATATTGAAGAAGTTTCAATGGTTAGATCTCGAAAGGAAGGTCTACTCTAGTGAAGATGgaacatatatttgttttccgGTAAATGAGAAATTCTGTGAATTGTTTTGTGAAAAGCAGCATTCTTTGAGATATGGAGTTGAAGGACAAGATAATAATATAGTTGAATCAGTTGAAAAAGGATCTTTTTTTAATGAGGTCGACTGTTTGAAAGCCTTGAACATTCTGAAGGAACATGGTGCTACCAAGCAGAGAGATGAGGTTGTTGAAGTAAGAAAAACTGCCAAATCTCCCTTGAAGATAATGAATGAAGCTGTAGCCtttctaataaataataacgGTCTACCTGTCAGCCTTTTAGAGGAGCTACCCACAAG ATGGGAGCGACTTGGGGATATTATTGTGCTTCCAGTATCATCTTTTAAAAGTCATTTATGGGACTCAATTGGAAAGGAGCTCTGGCCTACTATTGCGAAATCACTTAACACTCACCGTCTTGCTAGACAG GGCCAGGTTGCGCCAACAGGTACAAGGGATAGTAGTTTGGAGATTCTTGTGGGGGATAGTGGCTGGGTTGATCATCGAGAAAATGGAATTATCTATTCTTTTGATGCTACCAAGTGCATGTTCTCCTGGGGCAACCTATCTGAGAAGCTCCGAATGGCCCGTCTAGACTGTCGAAATGAGGTTATTGtggatttgtttgctggaattGGATATTTTGTGCTGCCTTTTCTCGTCAG GGCCAAGGCAAAACTAGTTTATGCTTGTGAATGGAACCCCCATGCTCTTGAGGCACTACATCGTAATCTGCAGTCTAATTCAGTTATTGATCGTTGTATCATACTTGAGGGAGACAACAAGATCACAGCACCGAAG GGAGTGGCTGATCGAGTTTGTCTTGGTCTTCTTCCAACAAGTGAGGGTAGCTGGGTTACTGCTGTTAGAGCATTAAG GAGTGA